From a single Rosa rugosa chromosome 7, drRosRugo1.1, whole genome shotgun sequence genomic region:
- the LOC133722856 gene encoding uncharacterized protein LOC133722856 → MIYDSPLEANSKANFYLTSRRRAIIGCISKTSGQPTWTPAKGGNEQSGSGVSSRDIASHKTLKLRKEGQDAQEELQRKKRDLQEELKESGGQILDEDGDVTTYDDDDDRTEARELLAAADVLGGNPSRHKSVRRWNDDVVFRNQSRGETKTPKRFINDTARNDFHIKFLNKYMIPFRH, encoded by the exons ATGATATACGACTCCCCTCTGGAAGCAAATTCCAAAGCCAATTTCTATTTGACCAGCAGACG GCGAGCTATCATCGGCTGTATCTCAAAGACATCAGGTCAACCCACTTGGACACCTGCAAAAGGTGGCAACGAACAAAGTGGAAGTGGGGTCTCGTCAAGAGACATTGCATCCCATAAAACTCTAAAACTCAGAAAGGAAGGGCAGGACGCCCAGGAAGAActgcagaggaagaagagggaCCTCCAGGAGGAGCTGAAAGAGAGTGGGGGGCAAATTTTGGATGAAGATGGAGATGTCACCACCtatgacgacgacgacgatcGCACAGAAGCACGAGAACTTTTGGCTGCTGCAGATGTTCTTGGAGGAAACCCATCAAGGCATAAAAGTGTGAGGAGATGGAATGATGATGTGGTGTTCAGAAATCAGAGCCGTGGGGAGACCAAGACTCCTAAGCGCTTCATCAATGACACAGCCAGGAATGATTTTCACATCAAATTTCTGAATAAATACATGATCCCGTTCAGGCATTGA
- the LOC133720704 gene encoding protein IQ-DOMAIN 2-like: MGRKGNWFSSVKKALSPDSKEKKEQRSDKSKNKWFGKQKQPQYESTSLAPPPTLPPLPPQEEVKLTNVVNEQQNYAYPVAITATATVEPEVPAPPPVQAAPEVVRLPTVNRYAGKSREEVAAIKIQTAFRGYLARRALRALRGLVRLKTLIEGSVVKRQATNTLKCMQTLSRVQAQIRSRRIRMLEENQALQRQLLLKHAKETLQLGDEWDDSLQSKEQVEANLLSKHEAAIRRERALAYAFSHQKNGKNSAKSVNPMFMDPSNPTWGWSWLERWMAARPWESRGMTDKDIHDDRSSVKSVITRSISPGEINKSYARYLLNSDKQSPTASEKPSHPGFRSPSTPSRPASTKVARKLKPSPSPRGSVRTPDDDTKSVASMQSVQFRRHSIAGSSVRDDESMDSSPSLPSYMVPTKSARAKSRLQSPAEKNGITEKDTESVKKRLSFPASPARPRRHSGPPKVDTTLITTERKVSTVEVGS, translated from the exons ATGGGGAGGAAAGGAAATTGGTTTTCTTCAGTAAAGAAAGCTCTCAGCCCTGATTccaaagagaagaaagaacAG AGATCAGATAAGTCTAAAAACAAATGGTTTGGGAAGCAAAAACAGCCACAATATGAGTCTACCTCTTTAGCACCACCGCCCACATTGCCACCTCTTCCTCCACAAGAAGAGGTGAAATTAACCAATGTGGTGAATGAGCAGCAAAATTATGCTTACCCTGTTGCAATCACCGCTACTGCAACAGTTGAGCCAGAGGTTCCTGCACCTCCTCCGGTTCAAGCTGCCCCTGAGGTAGTCAGATTGCCCACAGTTAATCGATATGCTGGAAAATCAAGGGAGGAAGTGGCAGCAATCAAGATTCAAACAGCATTTCGAGGATACCTG GCAAGAAGGGCACTGAGGGCTTTAAGAGGGCTGGTGAGGCTGAAAACATTGATAGAGGGATCTGTTGTGAAACGGCAAGCCACAAATACCCTAAAATGCATGCAGACTCTATCTCGTGTGCAAGCTCAAATACGTTCCAGGAGGATCAGAATGTTAGAGGAGAACCAGGCTCTCCAAAGGCAACTCCTACTTAAACATGCAAAAGAGACTTTGCAG CTTGGGGATGAATGGGATGATAGCTTACAGTCAAAGGAGCAAGTTGAAGCAAACCTATTAAGCAAGCATGAAGCAGCAATCAGAAGGGAAAGAGCCCTCGCTTATGCCTTCTCTCATCAG AAAAACGGGAAGAATTCTGCAAAATCTGTAAACCCAATGTTCATGGATCCAAGCAATCCAACCTGGGGTTGGAGTTGGTTGGAACGGTGGATGGCTGCCCGGCCATGGGAGAGTCGTGGCATGACAGATAAAGACATCCACGACGATCGCTCATCTGTTAAGAGTGTAATTACTCGCAGCATTTCCCCCGGAGAAATCAATAAGTCATATGCTCGATACCTTCTCAATTCCGATAAGCAATCCCCTACAGCCAGTGAAAAGCCAAGTCACCCTGGATTCCGCTCACCTTCAACTCCTTCAAGGCCAGCGTCTACAAAAGTAGCTCGAAAATTGAAGCCATCACCAAGCCCAAGGGGTAGCGTTCGTACCCCAGATGATGACACAAAGAGTGTGGCCAGCATGCAGTCAGTTCAGTTTAGGAGGCACAGCATTGCTGGCTCATCAGTAAGGGATGACGAGAGCATGGACAGTTCTCCATCACTTCCAAGTTACATGGTACCAACTAAATCTGCGAGAGCTAAGTCCAGGTTGCAGAGTCCGGCAGAAAAGAATGGGATAACTGAGAAGGATACCGAGTCTGTTAAGAAACGGCTCTCCTTCCCTGCCTCGCCGGCCAGACCAAGGCGGCATTCTGGTCCGCCAAAGGTGGATACAACTTTAATCACTACAGAAAGAAAAGTGAGCACTGTTGAAGTTGGAAGTTGA